One genomic segment of Bremerella alba includes these proteins:
- a CDS encoding site-2 protease family protein yields MATATTQSEPNLRSEVRVRPDLIYARRTEDGDETWVVKDPVSLRYFHFGPSEVYIMRRIDGRNSLASIQEQYDEEFAPHRISQQEILGFCHSLYQRGLLVAPAENQAEGLLERRQKQAWMQRASLPLQILAIRLPGVDPERFLEATHTAVDWLFQQATVIVVLVCAAMALLLGLIHIESVTARLPQESQFFRGENLVVLLITFALVKVLHELGHAYCCKAMGGECHQIGILLMIFMPAMYCDVSDAWLFPKRWQRVFVSAAGMYVEVILATMAFVLWFFSEPGAISDWLLNVVFVCGVSTILVNANPLLRYDGYYILSDLLNLPNLSSRATDALSTPIKNWFYRYPRHVMPEPRAATLRTYAVLAIVYRTMVFGFIFWFLYKSCRQNDILPLWHAVAAMFVAGLLLKPGIGLVRWFRRPKGRGDAMVKSRVAIAIGVVVLLGCGLGMIPVPSRIHVPVISEIDSDHRVYVQVDGRVIETAGLDDKVTQGDVLAVLKNEDIESDLLKTDGEIAIQLQHLESLKLRSNNNPEAAAQIPTAESALEDLQQRRLVLQRQLDQLTIRAPVDGVVIPAPHKAEKEQSDRFLVQWSGSPLDTKNRGCLLQRGELLCLIGDASALQARLFVDQDQIELIQAGDRVSILFDGNSIHSIPGTVKEVSTDQSVQIPRNLSANAALGLERKQDGTVALIDGAYSVIVVLDENSWEGILPGTCGRAVIVGRTQTLWQIASRFFQLNFRFFA; encoded by the coding sequence GTGGCGACGGCGACTACCCAGTCTGAACCAAACTTACGCAGCGAAGTCCGTGTTCGCCCTGACTTGATCTATGCTCGACGGACCGAAGATGGGGACGAAACATGGGTCGTGAAAGACCCCGTCTCGCTGCGTTACTTTCACTTCGGACCGTCGGAAGTTTACATCATGCGGCGGATCGATGGCCGCAATTCGTTGGCATCGATCCAAGAGCAATACGACGAAGAATTTGCTCCACATCGAATTTCGCAGCAGGAAATCCTTGGCTTTTGCCACAGCTTATACCAACGTGGGCTGTTGGTTGCCCCGGCTGAAAACCAAGCAGAAGGGCTACTCGAACGACGGCAGAAACAGGCTTGGATGCAGCGTGCTAGTTTGCCACTGCAGATCTTGGCTATTCGCCTGCCTGGTGTGGATCCCGAACGATTCCTTGAAGCAACACACACTGCGGTCGATTGGCTTTTTCAGCAGGCCACGGTCATTGTCGTTTTGGTGTGTGCGGCAATGGCGTTGCTGCTGGGGCTGATCCATATCGAGTCGGTCACGGCCCGCTTGCCGCAAGAGTCGCAGTTCTTTCGTGGCGAGAATCTTGTCGTGCTGCTGATCACCTTTGCGCTCGTTAAGGTGCTGCACGAGTTGGGGCATGCCTATTGTTGTAAAGCGATGGGCGGTGAGTGCCATCAGATAGGTATCTTGCTGATGATATTTATGCCAGCGATGTACTGCGACGTCTCTGATGCGTGGCTCTTCCCGAAGAGATGGCAGCGCGTGTTTGTTTCTGCCGCTGGGATGTACGTCGAAGTCATTCTCGCAACGATGGCGTTCGTGCTTTGGTTTTTCTCAGAGCCAGGTGCGATCAGTGATTGGCTGTTGAACGTTGTGTTTGTCTGCGGAGTGAGCACCATTCTGGTGAATGCGAACCCGTTGTTGCGCTACGACGGTTACTACATATTGTCCGATCTCTTGAATCTACCCAACTTGAGCTCACGTGCAACGGACGCGCTTTCGACGCCGATCAAAAACTGGTTCTACCGATACCCACGGCACGTAATGCCGGAACCGCGAGCGGCAACACTTCGCACTTACGCGGTGTTGGCTATTGTCTATCGTACGATGGTTTTCGGATTTATTTTTTGGTTTCTCTACAAGTCTTGCCGGCAGAATGACATACTTCCGCTCTGGCATGCGGTTGCCGCGATGTTTGTCGCAGGCCTCTTATTGAAGCCTGGCATCGGTTTGGTTCGTTGGTTTAGGAGACCGAAGGGAAGGGGAGATGCCATGGTGAAAAGTCGCGTTGCGATCGCTATCGGAGTTGTCGTGCTTCTGGGCTGCGGACTGGGCATGATTCCGGTGCCATCGCGAATCCACGTGCCGGTTATTTCCGAAATAGATTCCGACCACCGCGTCTACGTGCAAGTCGACGGACGAGTTATCGAGACCGCTGGATTAGACGACAAGGTAACGCAGGGCGATGTGCTGGCCGTGTTGAAGAATGAGGATATTGAATCCGACCTGCTTAAAACAGATGGAGAAATCGCGATTCAGCTTCAGCACTTGGAAAGCTTAAAGCTTCGATCCAACAACAACCCCGAGGCGGCTGCACAGATTCCTACAGCCGAGTCGGCCCTGGAAGACCTCCAGCAGAGAAGGCTCGTTCTGCAGCGACAGTTAGATCAGTTGACCATTCGAGCTCCTGTTGATGGTGTCGTGATTCCGGCTCCCCATAAGGCCGAAAAGGAGCAATCCGATCGGTTTCTGGTACAGTGGTCTGGCAGCCCGCTCGATACGAAAAATCGTGGTTGTCTTTTGCAGCGAGGAGAACTGCTGTGTTTGATCGGAGATGCCTCCGCGTTGCAAGCGCGATTATTCGTCGATCAAGATCAGATTGAATTGATTCAAGCGGGCGATCGGGTTTCGATTTTATTCGACGGCAATTCGATCCACAGTATTCCGGGGACCGTGAAAGAGGTCTCAACGGATCAGTCCGTGCAGATCCCACGCAACCTGTCTGCCAATGCAGCACTTGGACTGGAACGCAAGCAGGACGGGACCGTGGCGCTCATTGATGGAGCTTACTCGGTTATCGTCGTGCTCGATGAAAATTCGTGGGAGGGAATTCTTCCCGGTACGTGTGGCCGAGCTGTTATTGTTGGCCGCACGCAAACACTTTGGCAAATCGCTTCGCGATTCTTTCAATTGAACTTCCGCTTCTTCGCCTAA